Proteins from one Deinococcus actinosclerus genomic window:
- a CDS encoding DUF4870 domain-containing protein: protein MIRSPLTIPEPDRTPAIVTHLSPLAGFLIPTLGNLLGPLVAWLAFRDRSRALDEQGKEALNFQLSWWLYSLVLGVLAFVLFSLGLLGGAVGAAAGAPDVGAFAFLGSFGAFFLFFLPVLLIVSVVPFVFMILAVVRVSAGQAYHYPLSIRFLK, encoded by the coding sequence ATGATCCGCTCGCCCCTGACCATTCCTGAACCGGACCGTACGCCTGCGATCGTCACGCACCTGTCGCCGCTGGCGGGGTTCCTGATTCCCACGCTGGGGAACCTGCTGGGGCCGCTCGTGGCGTGGCTGGCGTTCCGGGACCGCAGCCGCGCGCTGGACGAGCAGGGCAAGGAGGCGCTGAACTTCCAGCTCAGCTGGTGGCTGTACTCGCTGGTGCTGGGGGTGCTGGCGTTCGTGCTGTTCAGCCTGGGCCTGCTGGGCGGCGCGGTGGGGGCGGCGGCGGGCGCGCCGGACGTGGGGGCGTTCGCGTTCCTGGGGTCGTTCGGGGCGTTCTTCCTGTTCTTCCTGCCGGTGCTGCTGATCGTCAGCGTGGTGCCGTTCGTGTTCATGATCCTGGCGGTGGTGCGGGTCAGCGCGGGGCAGGCGTACCACTATCCCCTCAGCATCCGCTTTTTAAAGTAA
- the rnhA gene encoding ribonuclease HI encodes MSRPHRPQSAAQKAQAAARDRLPIKAGIQPDAPITGENVELYSDGACDTQAGHGGWATILNYKGKELVLSGHEEGTTNNRMELRGLLEGLKVLKRPCQVRVVTDSQYLRKAFTDGWILKWQRNGWKTAGGDPVKNQDLWEELIAQAKTHALTFVWVKGHAGHGENERVDELAVQERKKLRRK; translated from the coding sequence ATGTCGCGTCCGCACCGCCCCCAATCTGCCGCGCAGAAAGCGCAGGCCGCCGCGCGCGACCGCCTGCCCATCAAGGCCGGCATCCAGCCAGACGCGCCCATCACCGGGGAGAACGTCGAACTGTACAGCGACGGCGCGTGCGACACCCAGGCCGGACACGGCGGCTGGGCCACCATCCTCAACTACAAGGGTAAGGAACTCGTCCTGAGCGGCCACGAGGAAGGCACCACCAACAACCGCATGGAACTGCGCGGCCTCCTCGAAGGCCTGAAGGTCCTCAAACGGCCCTGTCAGGTGCGGGTCGTCACGGACAGCCAGTACCTGCGCAAGGCCTTCACGGACGGCTGGATCCTCAAATGGCAGCGCAACGGTTGGAAGACCGCCGGCGGCGACCCCGTGAAGAACCAGGACCTGTGGGAGGAACTGATCGCGCAGGCCAAGACGCACGCCCTGACGTTCGTCTGGGTCAAGGGGCACGCCGGGCACGGCGAGAACGAACGCGTGGACGAACTCGCCGTGCAGGAGCGCAAGAAACTCCGCCGGAAGTAA
- the yqeK gene encoding bis(5'-nucleosyl)-tetraphosphatase (symmetrical) YqeK, which translates to MDPLHLWPEPLRAQTWTGDAGDLTALADDVDTLLAACGREVTREHIPRVTAEARRLARHFRVPEGAAAQAALLHDLGGIVPRGEMVPLCRALGIPIYPEERQVPMLLHAQLSVVLARERYGVTDEGVLQAIRYHTTLHAAPNPLDLVVFLADKLEWDQGGAPPYQAALRRALRDGLEAGATWMLRWMASPEARLLVPHPDLRAAWAAFGVTARG; encoded by the coding sequence ATGGACCCCCTGCACCTCTGGCCTGAGCCGCTGCGAGCGCAGACCTGGACGGGTGACGCGGGCGACCTGACGGCGCTGGCCGACGACGTGGATACCCTGCTGGCGGCGTGCGGTCGCGAGGTGACCCGTGAGCACATCCCACGTGTCACGGCCGAGGCGCGGCGACTGGCCCGGCACTTCCGTGTGCCAGAGGGGGCGGCGGCGCAGGCGGCCCTGCTGCACGACCTGGGCGGGATCGTGCCGCGTGGGGAGATGGTGCCGCTGTGCAGGGCATTGGGCATCCCGATCTATCCGGAGGAACGGCAGGTGCCGATGCTGCTGCATGCCCAGTTGAGTGTCGTGCTGGCGCGGGAGCGGTATGGAGTCACAGACGAAGGGGTTTTGCAGGCCATCCGGTACCACACGACCCTCCACGCCGCCCCGAACCCACTGGATCTGGTGGTGTTCCTGGCGGACAAGCTGGAGTGGGATCAGGGAGGGGCGCCGCCCTACCAAGCGGCGCTGCGGCGGGCGTTGCGGGACGGACTGGAAGCAGGCGCGACATGGATGCTGCGCTGGATGGCGTCCCCGGAAGCGCGGCTGCTGGTGCCGCACCCCGACCTGCGGGCTGCCTGGGCCGCGTTCGGCGTCACCGCGCGGGGGTGA
- a CDS encoding GNAT family N-acetyltransferase: MLRLHATPTPDTDALLARAMFPDPARIQTGLQPYRTDPGWQLHTWEVAGQVVCAAGLTTQGTHATVRHIVTHPDHARQGHARALLHALMDTLDLRTLTADTDGDAAGFYRRSGFSVQEIPSPWDRRYRCTLSRPA; encoded by the coding sequence ATGCTGCGCCTGCACGCCACCCCCACCCCCGACACGGACGCCCTGCTTGCCCGCGCCATGTTCCCCGACCCGGCGCGCATCCAGACTGGCCTCCAGCCCTATCGCACCGACCCCGGCTGGCAGCTGCACACCTGGGAGGTCGCCGGGCAGGTCGTCTGCGCCGCCGGACTGACCACCCAGGGAACACACGCCACCGTCCGGCACATCGTCACGCACCCCGACCACGCCCGGCAGGGTCACGCCCGCGCCCTCCTGCACGCGCTGATGGACACCCTGGACCTCCGCACCCTGACCGCCGACACCGACGGGGACGCCGCCGGCTTCTACCGCCGCAGCGGCTTCAGCGTTCAGGAAATTCCCAGCCCCTGGGACCGCCGCTACCGCTGCACGCTCAGCCGGCCGGCGTGA
- a CDS encoding MFS transporter: MTSPVSPTPLSPPDGWRTFLWLWGSQALSVIGSAVAGFAFNIYLTQTRFPLAEQKPQLAAALSLTALAWALTATLLAPLAGVWTDRHDRRRIMLACDLAGVALTLGTLLLVGSAATPLWALVALTALMGAVSTFHGSAFDASYTSLVPRERLPRANGMMQTVWSLAGLVGPAAAALLIGVPALLRQSGSGPAWLSGLRDGVPFAYAVDAVTFLVAVLILSRLRVPSPARREGAARGSLLADMRFGWVFIGQRRPLLALLLTFAVANLCTSNLGVLEPLIAKFGLQGDWSARGGTLQGTLATLAVVQSVGGVLGGVLISTWGGLKRQRVLGVLVPMIVSGLGFAAFGAAGTVLGAAAALLVMGLTFPAMNAHSQSIWQSQVPPELQGRVFSVRRLIAQFTSPASSALAGLLAARYAPGAVAVAAGLTLAAVAALQLLNPALRRVEDPALSAHAPTGAD; this comes from the coding sequence ATGACGTCCCCTGTTTCCCCCACTCCCCTGTCGCCGCCGGACGGGTGGCGGACGTTCCTGTGGCTGTGGGGGTCGCAGGCGCTGAGTGTCATCGGGTCGGCGGTGGCGGGGTTCGCGTTCAACATCTACCTGACGCAGACGCGCTTTCCGCTGGCGGAGCAGAAGCCGCAGCTGGCGGCGGCGCTGTCGCTGACCGCCCTGGCGTGGGCGCTGACGGCGACGCTGCTGGCCCCACTGGCGGGCGTGTGGACTGACCGGCACGACCGGCGGCGGATCATGCTGGCGTGCGACCTGGCGGGGGTCGCGTTGACGCTGGGGACGCTGCTGCTGGTGGGTTCGGCGGCCACGCCGCTGTGGGCGCTGGTCGCCCTGACGGCGCTGATGGGGGCGGTGTCCACCTTCCACGGGTCGGCGTTCGACGCGAGCTACACGAGTCTGGTGCCACGCGAGCGGCTGCCGCGCGCCAACGGGATGATGCAGACGGTCTGGAGTCTGGCGGGGTTGGTGGGTCCGGCGGCGGCGGCGCTGCTGATCGGCGTGCCCGCCCTGCTGCGCCAGAGCGGGAGTGGTCCGGCGTGGCTCTCGGGCCTGCGCGACGGGGTGCCGTTCGCGTACGCGGTGGACGCGGTGACGTTCCTGGTGGCCGTGCTGATCCTCTCGCGGTTGCGGGTGCCGTCGCCCGCGCGGCGGGAGGGGGCGGCGCGCGGCAGCCTGCTGGCGGACATGCGCTTCGGGTGGGTGTTCATCGGGCAGCGGCGGCCCCTGCTGGCGCTGCTGCTCACCTTCGCCGTGGCCAACCTCTGCACGAGCAACCTGGGCGTGCTGGAGCCGCTGATCGCGAAGTTCGGCCTTCAGGGCGACTGGTCCGCGCGGGGCGGCACCCTCCAGGGGACACTGGCGACCCTGGCGGTCGTGCAGAGCGTGGGTGGCGTGCTGGGGGGCGTGCTGATCAGCACCTGGGGCGGCCTGAAGCGGCAGCGGGTGCTGGGCGTGCTGGTGCCCATGATCGTCTCGGGGCTGGGGTTCGCGGCGTTCGGCGCGGCAGGCACCGTGCTGGGTGCGGCGGCGGCCCTGCTCGTCATGGGGCTGACCTTCCCGGCGATGAACGCGCACTCGCAGAGCATCTGGCAGTCGCAGGTGCCGCCCGAGTTGCAGGGCCGGGTGTTCAGCGTCCGCCGCCTGATCGCGCAGTTCACGTCCCCGGCCAGCAGCGCCCTGGCTGGCCTCCTGGCCGCGCGGTACGCGCCGGGGGCCGTGGCGGTCGCGGCGGGCCTGACCCTGGCGGCCGTGGCGGCCCTGCAACTCCTGAACCCGGCGTTGCGACGCGTGGAGGACCCCGCGCTGTCCGCGCACGCGCCCACCGGGGCGGACTGA
- a CDS encoding glucose-1-phosphate adenylyltransferase family protein, protein MARFSSRSLSSLPAGRGTRVEGRKVLVLILAGGKGERLGVLTQERAKPALTFGGTYRLIDFALSNCMHSGLPDVWVLEEYQLHTLNDHLTNGRPWDLDRTYGGLEVLPPSPDTLTGALEGAGNADALHANRHLIRSYAPDVVVVLSADHVYTLDYAEVIRHHLKVGAAVTMVTTDLPAGEDASRFGNVQVTKGGRVKRFAYKPGEPLGGPITTEVFVYDAPALLRTLDDLRAGTPAGQGLGDFGHALIPAFVKAKSAHAYPLDGYWLDVGLPGAYFRAHQDLLAGRSVRLDTPEWPVLSSSIPRMPARIAQGAQVEDSLVSYGCHVQGRVIRSVLSPGVTVEAGAVVEDAVILRDATIRAGARLRRAIVDEEAVIAAHVDGGPGGVAVIGARAHIAAPVKGDVQVEPGRRWRKGSRPRTDDE, encoded by the coding sequence ATGGCACGGTTCTCCTCCCGCAGTCTCAGCAGCCTTCCCGCCGGGCGCGGCACCCGCGTGGAAGGCAGGAAAGTCCTCGTCCTGATTCTCGCCGGGGGAAAGGGCGAGCGGCTGGGCGTCCTGACCCAGGAGCGTGCCAAGCCCGCCCTGACCTTCGGCGGGACGTACCGACTGATCGACTTCGCGCTGAGCAACTGCATGCACAGCGGCCTGCCGGACGTATGGGTGCTGGAGGAATACCAGCTGCACACCCTGAACGACCACCTGACGAACGGCCGCCCCTGGGACCTGGACCGCACCTACGGCGGGCTGGAGGTGCTGCCCCCCAGCCCCGACACCCTGACCGGCGCGCTGGAAGGCGCCGGGAACGCGGACGCCCTGCATGCCAACCGGCACCTGATCCGCTCGTACGCGCCGGACGTGGTGGTGGTGCTGTCCGCCGACCACGTGTACACCCTGGATTACGCCGAGGTGATCCGCCACCACCTGAAGGTCGGGGCGGCCGTCACGATGGTCACCACCGACCTGCCCGCCGGGGAGGACGCCAGCCGCTTCGGGAACGTGCAGGTCACGAAGGGCGGACGCGTGAAACGCTTCGCCTACAAGCCCGGCGAGCCGCTGGGGGGACCCATCACCACCGAGGTCTTCGTGTACGACGCCCCGGCGCTGCTGCGCACCCTGGACGACCTGCGCGCCGGGACACCCGCCGGGCAGGGCCTGGGGGACTTCGGGCACGCGTTGATCCCCGCCTTCGTGAAGGCGAAATCGGCGCACGCCTACCCCCTGGACGGCTACTGGCTGGACGTGGGCCTGCCCGGCGCGTACTTCCGCGCGCACCAGGACCTGCTCGCGGGCCGCTCGGTGCGCCTGGACACCCCCGAGTGGCCGGTCCTGAGCAGCAGCATCCCGCGCATGCCTGCCCGCATCGCGCAGGGCGCGCAGGTGGAGGACAGCCTCGTGTCGTACGGTTGCCACGTGCAGGGCCGCGTGATCCGCTCGGTGCTGTCCCCCGGCGTGACGGTGGAGGCCGGGGCGGTCGTCGAGGACGCCGTGATCCTGCGTGACGCGACCATCCGCGCCGGGGCGCGCTTGCGCCGCGCCATCGTGGACGAGGAAGCCGTCATCGCGGCCCACGTGGACGGCGGGCCGGGCGGCGTGGCCGTGATCGGCGCGCGCGCCCACATCGCCGCGCCGGTGAAGGGGGACGTGCAGGTCGAACCGGGCCGCCGCTGGCGCAAGGGCTCCCGCCCCCGCACCGACGACGAGTAA
- a CDS encoding DUF402 domain-containing protein produces MATPAHPVKVERHDVPGRQHSTNTGVRPVHTYHRTPHGLYVARTFAGHPRIRHWQAHLLPGLNLVACRYDFHGRREHDYYLDVATITDSGDVWEVRDLYLDLIVHDGLMAEIVDTDELLAARGAGFIGEAEALRAVQMAHDTLSGLAHARYSLNDWLATRGVRLHWHEWSLLSR; encoded by the coding sequence ATGGCGACCCCCGCGCACCCGGTCAAGGTGGAACGGCACGACGTGCCGGGGAGACAACATTCGACGAACACCGGGGTCCGCCCGGTGCACACGTACCACCGTACCCCGCACGGCCTGTACGTCGCGCGGACCTTCGCGGGCCACCCGCGCATCCGGCACTGGCAGGCGCACCTGCTGCCGGGACTGAACCTCGTGGCGTGCCGCTACGACTTCCACGGGCGGCGTGAGCACGACTACTACCTGGACGTGGCGACGATCACGGACAGTGGGGACGTGTGGGAGGTGCGCGACCTGTACCTCGACCTGATCGTGCACGACGGCTTGATGGCCGAGATCGTGGATACCGACGAACTGCTTGCGGCGCGCGGCGCGGGCTTCATCGGCGAGGCCGAGGCGCTGCGGGCCGTGCAGATGGCGCACGACACGCTGTCCGGCCTGGCCCACGCGCGCTACAGCCTGAACGACTGGCTGGCGACGCGCGGCGTGCGGCTGCACTGGCACGAGTGGAGCCTGCTCAGCCGCTGA
- a CDS encoding U32 family peptidase, whose amino-acid sequence MAAVRKPEVMSPVGGEAQLRAAVEAGADAVFFGVNPARGEGRADGAGFHARAKVGFDLEALPDIMGGLHARGVLGFVTFNVLVFDRELRQAERQLMALAEAGVDALIVQDHGVARLAHEICPDLPIHGSTQMSITSAEGAELARRFGASRVVLGRELSLRDIERIKNATDIELETFVHGALCVSYSGQCFSSEAWGGRSANRGQCAQACRLPYELFVDGEHRDLGDARYLLSPGDLYALHQVPELVRIGVDCLKIEGRYKDAEFVALTTAAYRKAVDEAWAGLPLSVTAQEERDLEQVYSRGLGPHFMAGTNHQTVVRGRAPRHRGVRVGTVRGVTERGVLVELSEVVKPGDGLVFDPANWRTPEGREEGGFLYGLWQDGRQLDDAGLAAVRVGGLYELRFGRGAVDGRRVREGDPVWRTQDPTLAARVRPLVEAADPLHTRPVDAHFMGHVGQPPALTLTDGQGRTVTVTLPEPLSEARNRALDEAGLREQLGKLGGTPYHLGTLSTDLRGAGFLPVSALNALRREAAAALTDARAAAPERTVTPRLDDALAALTRPQAPAPAQVRLHALVRTPEQLDAALESRPDSVTLDYLELYGLKPSVERVRAAGLPVRVASPRILKPTEQNLQKFLESLDAGILVRSGGLLEGLQGAGTTAELTGDFSLNAANVLTARALLDLGLSRLTPTFDLNAQQITELASLVGGAALEPVAYGHLPVFHTEHCVFCRFLSSGTDYTNCGHPCESHRVALRDEKGRAHPVMADVGCRNTVFEGRPQVAAAHLRDWQAAGIRDLRVEFVHETPEQVREVIAAHRAYLRGDLTAAQLQAALDDLTEQGTTEGSLFVPNDFGLLDALPILS is encoded by the coding sequence ATGGCGGCGGTCAGGAAACCAGAAGTGATGAGCCCGGTGGGCGGTGAGGCGCAACTGCGCGCCGCAGTGGAGGCCGGCGCGGACGCCGTGTTCTTCGGCGTGAATCCCGCGCGTGGCGAGGGCCGCGCGGACGGGGCGGGCTTCCACGCCCGCGCGAAGGTGGGCTTCGATCTGGAGGCCCTGCCGGACATCATGGGGGGCCTGCATGCGCGCGGCGTGCTGGGCTTCGTGACGTTCAACGTGCTCGTGTTCGACCGGGAACTGCGGCAGGCCGAGCGGCAGCTGATGGCGCTGGCGGAGGCCGGGGTGGACGCGCTGATCGTGCAGGATCACGGCGTGGCGCGACTGGCGCACGAGATCTGCCCGGACCTGCCCATTCACGGCAGCACGCAGATGAGCATCACGTCTGCCGAGGGCGCTGAACTCGCGCGGCGCTTCGGGGCGAGCCGCGTGGTGCTGGGCCGCGAGCTGAGCCTGCGCGACATCGAGCGGATCAAGAACGCGACCGACATCGAACTGGAGACGTTCGTGCACGGCGCGCTGTGCGTCAGCTACTCCGGGCAGTGTTTTTCCAGTGAGGCCTGGGGTGGGCGCAGCGCGAACCGCGGGCAGTGCGCGCAGGCGTGCCGCCTTCCGTACGAGCTGTTCGTGGACGGCGAACACCGCGACCTGGGCGACGCCCGCTACCTGCTCTCGCCGGGTGACCTGTACGCGCTGCATCAGGTGCCGGAGCTCGTGCGGATCGGCGTGGACTGCCTGAAGATCGAGGGCCGCTACAAGGACGCCGAGTTCGTCGCCCTGACGACCGCCGCGTACCGCAAGGCGGTGGACGAGGCCTGGGCGGGCCTCCCGCTGAGCGTCACCGCGCAGGAGGAACGCGACCTGGAGCAGGTGTACTCGCGCGGGCTGGGGCCGCACTTCATGGCAGGCACCAACCACCAGACCGTCGTGCGCGGCCGCGCGCCCCGGCACCGTGGCGTGCGCGTCGGGACCGTGCGCGGCGTGACCGAACGCGGCGTGCTGGTCGAACTGAGCGAGGTCGTGAAACCCGGCGACGGACTGGTGTTCGACCCCGCGAACTGGCGCACCCCCGAGGGGCGCGAGGAGGGCGGCTTCCTGTACGGCCTGTGGCAGGACGGCCGTCAGCTCGACGACGCTGGGCTGGCCGCCGTCCGCGTGGGTGGCCTGTACGAGCTGCGCTTCGGGCGCGGCGCGGTGGACGGCCGCCGCGTGCGCGAGGGGGACCCGGTGTGGCGCACCCAGGACCCCACGCTGGCCGCGCGCGTCAGACCCCTGGTGGAGGCCGCCGACCCGCTGCACACCCGCCCGGTGGACGCGCACTTCATGGGGCACGTGGGCCAGCCGCCCGCGCTGACCCTGACCGACGGGCAGGGCCGCACCGTGACCGTCACGCTGCCCGAGCCGCTCTCCGAGGCCCGCAACCGCGCGCTGGACGAGGCGGGCCTGCGCGAGCAGCTGGGCAAACTGGGCGGCACCCCGTACCACCTCGGGACCCTGAGCACCGACCTGCGCGGGGCGGGCTTCCTGCCGGTCAGCGCCTTGAACGCCCTGCGCCGCGAGGCCGCCGCCGCCCTGACCGACGCCCGCGCGGCCGCGCCCGAGCGCACGGTCACGCCGCGCCTGGACGACGCGCTGGCCGCCCTGACCCGCCCGCAGGCCCCCGCGCCCGCCCAGGTGCGCCTGCACGCGCTGGTCCGCACGCCCGAACAGCTCGACGCCGCGCTGGAGAGCCGGCCCGACTCGGTCACGCTGGACTACCTCGAACTGTACGGCCTGAAACCCAGCGTGGAACGCGTCAGGGCCGCTGGACTGCCCGTGCGGGTCGCCAGCCCCCGCATCCTGAAACCCACCGAGCAGAACCTCCAGAAGTTCCTCGAATCCCTGGACGCGGGCATCCTGGTCCGCAGCGGCGGCCTGCTGGAGGGCCTGCAGGGCGCCGGGACGACCGCGGAACTCACGGGGGATTTCAGCCTGAACGCCGCGAACGTCCTGACCGCCCGAGCGCTGCTGGACCTGGGCCTGAGCCGCCTGACGCCCACCTTCGACCTGAACGCGCAGCAGATCACCGAACTGGCCTCCCTCGTGGGCGGCGCGGCGCTGGAACCCGTCGCGTACGGGCACCTGCCGGTCTTCCACACCGAGCACTGCGTGTTCTGCCGCTTCCTGAGCAGCGGCACCGACTACACGAACTGCGGGCATCCCTGCGAGTCACACCGCGTCGCCCTGCGGGACGAGAAGGGCCGCGCGCACCCGGTCATGGCGGACGTCGGCTGCCGCAACACCGTGTTCGAGGGCCGCCCCCAGGTGGCCGCCGCGCACCTGCGGGACTGGCAGGCGGCGGGCATCCGCGACCTCAGGGTGGAATTCGTGCACGAGACGCCCGAGCAGGTCCGCGAGGTCATCGCCGCGCACCGCGCGTACCTGCGGGGCGACCTGACCGCCGCGCAGCTCCAGGCGGCGCTGGACGACCTGACGGAGCAGGGCACCACCGAGGGCAGCCTGTTCGTCCCGAACGACTTCGGCCTGCTCGACGCCCTGCCCATCCTGAGCTGA
- a CDS encoding universal stress protein, producing the protein MTHILVTTDGSELGHLALPHARALADALHAGLTVLSVVPDDIMLASEFAYVPPVSGPDEEARLRATEADLAARLPGAAVRAELARGRHTTRVILDVAAELRPDLIVMGTHGRSGLGRALLGSVAEGVAHHAPAPVLLVRAGQSVTAWAVPGTSGVPAVTPNGPVA; encoded by the coding sequence ATGACACACATCCTGGTCACGACGGACGGCAGCGAACTCGGTCACCTGGCTCTCCCGCACGCGCGGGCCCTGGCGGACGCCCTGCACGCAGGGCTGACGGTGCTGAGCGTCGTTCCGGACGACATCATGCTGGCCTCGGAATTCGCGTACGTTCCGCCCGTCAGCGGGCCGGACGAGGAGGCGCGTCTGCGCGCGACCGAGGCGGACCTCGCCGCGCGGCTGCCGGGCGCGGCGGTGCGGGCCGAACTGGCGCGTGGGCGGCACACCACGCGCGTCATCCTGGACGTCGCTGCGGAACTGAGACCGGACCTGATCGTCATGGGCACGCACGGGCGCAGCGGGCTGGGCCGGGCGCTGCTGGGCAGCGTGGCGGAGGGGGTGGCGCATCACGCGCCCGCGCCGGTGCTGCTGGTGCGCGCCGGGCAGTCCGTGACCGCCTGGGCGGTGCCCGGCACGTCGGGCGTCCCGGCCGTCACGCCGAACGGTCCGGTCGCCTGA